The following DNA comes from Occultella kanbiaonis.
CCGTAGCCGTACACGCGACCCAGCAGGGGCAGGTCCACCGTCAGGTCGACGCACTGCCGTCCTCGGCCGGCGTCCCAGCTCTCGCGCAGCCGGATGATCGGGGCGACCGGGCGTGGGAGGCGGACCTGGAGGCGGCCGAACCGGAACCCGACCGTGCGGCTGGTCAGGACCAGGGCGCCGGCGGCGGTCGTGACGTCGAAGGTGGCCGCGACGGTCGCGGGATCGCCGAGGCGATCGACAACGCCGCCGCCGGGGGAGCGGGCGACATCGTCGGTCATGGTGAAGGTCCGGCCCGGCAGCTCGAACTCCCGGGTTGCCACGGCCCGGCCGTCGACGGTCCGGTTGCGGATCCGGAACGGCACGTCCCGGGCGCAGCCGGCGAACACGGCGTGGCGGCCCTCCACCAGCCGGATCAGCGGCCAGAGCCAGCGGCGCGGCGTCCCGGCGTGGGTGAAGACGCCCGTTCCGGTGCCGACGTGACCGGGCGGGATGGTCGCGAAGTACTGCTGGAGCCGAGGATGCAGTTCCTTGATCCGGGCGCCGAGCACGGCCTCATAGGGGGAGAGCTGCGGGCCGGCCACCCGGCGATCCTACGGTCGGACCGGACCGTCTCGCCGTTTTGGCCGAGGCCGCGCCGGGCGGGTACGCTGTCCCGTGTTGTCTAGGAGACGTCGCATAGTCTGGTCTAGTGCGCATCCCTGCTAAGGATGTGACGGGGCAACCCGTCCGTGGGTTCAAATCCCACCGTCTCCGCCGCGAAGCCCCGGTTCCCGCAGGGAACTGGGGTTGCGCAGAAGAGGGATCGCCGGAGGGCGGTATCGGCTAGCCGGGTAGGGCCGAACCGGTGTGCTGCTCGAGGGCGGTCAGCAGTGCCTGCTGCAGGTGCGAGTCATGGGTCGCCGGATGCGGAGCCTCGGTTCGACGGTCGCGCCAGTAGCGCCCGCTCATGGTCGCTTCAGGGCTGTCGCTGACGGCGAGCCACGTCTGGGTGGCTGCTCCCTGCTCAATGGAGACAGGCGCCGAGGCTCCTCCCATGCGGGACCGCACCCAGCCAGGGTCGACGGCGGATACGATCACGTCGTCCCATCGGCGGGCGATCGCTGCCGCGAGGGTGGTGACGAGCAGCTTGG
Coding sequences within:
- a CDS encoding DUF4166 domain-containing protein, which gives rise to MAGPQLSPYEAVLGARIKELHPRLQQYFATIPPGHVGTGTGVFTHAGTPRRWLWPLIRLVEGRHAVFAGCARDVPFRIRNRTVDGRAVATREFELPGRTFTMTDDVARSPGGGVVDRLGDPATVAATFDVTTAAGALVLTSRTVGFRFGRLQVRLPRPVAPIIRLRESWDAGRGRQCVDLTVDLPLLGRVYGYGGHFTYRIEADRP